Proteins encoded by one window of Methylovirgula ligni:
- a CDS encoding sensor histidine kinase, which translates to MTEVTAEMIERGRGADPKAATERRRLAAKVREAREKLTSAGSGHRAFDVELLQLYATGRRNSSLTFAFIAVVAALVGLRWAAPSHLTTWLGLVLAVTLGLHWLAQKFLSLEPARVDVANWRGNFIIAEVIQGIVWAQLVFLIGDTSDPNARTFALVMLLLVAAMNATIIASIPVAVYAGLAPMTAATVVFLWPSSLTDRGIPLAILACITLLYSAVLAKKLYARSIDSLTFESEKDELIAELEQAKINSDVARRRAEEANLAKSRFLATMSHELRTPLNAILGFSEVMQAELFGAHKVPSYKEYSRDIHSSGQHLLALINEILDLSRVEAGRYELQAEPVELNAVINECRHLMTLRAKKRDITIIESSEPGLPRIWADARAVRQVALNLLSNAVKFTPPGGAVTIKVGWTSTGGQYFSIKDTGPGIPEDEIPVVMSSFGRGTLAQKNAEEGSGLGLPIVKGLVELHGGTFTLKSRVREGTEVIVIFPPERVMDALPQLDLELPSPLSAEPGAPRRARTAA; encoded by the coding sequence GGGGCAGACCCAAAAGCTGCGACCGAACGTCGTCGGCTTGCCGCGAAAGTCCGCGAGGCGCGCGAGAAGTTAACGTCGGCCGGGTCCGGGCACCGGGCCTTCGACGTCGAACTGCTCCAGCTTTATGCCACCGGGCGGCGAAATTCCTCGCTCACCTTCGCATTTATCGCGGTCGTCGCGGCGCTTGTCGGCTTGCGATGGGCCGCGCCGTCGCATCTGACGACCTGGCTGGGGCTCGTTCTGGCCGTTACCCTGGGCTTGCACTGGCTCGCCCAAAAATTTCTTTCGCTTGAGCCGGCGCGTGTCGATGTTGCGAATTGGCGTGGCAATTTCATCATTGCGGAAGTCATTCAGGGTATCGTCTGGGCGCAACTGGTGTTCCTGATTGGCGATACCAGCGACCCAAACGCGCGCACATTCGCGCTGGTAATGTTGCTGCTCGTCGCCGCGATGAACGCAACGATCATCGCCTCGATTCCCGTCGCCGTTTATGCGGGACTCGCGCCGATGACGGCAGCAACCGTCGTCTTCCTGTGGCCGTCGAGCCTCACGGACCGGGGGATTCCCCTCGCCATTCTTGCCTGCATCACCCTGCTCTATTCCGCCGTCTTGGCCAAGAAGCTTTATGCACGCTCGATCGACTCGCTGACATTCGAGAGCGAGAAGGACGAACTGATCGCCGAACTCGAACAGGCCAAGATCAACAGCGACGTGGCGCGCCGGCGCGCGGAAGAAGCCAATCTCGCCAAGTCCCGCTTCCTCGCAACGATGAGCCACGAGCTGCGCACGCCGCTCAACGCCATTCTCGGCTTTTCGGAAGTGATGCAGGCGGAGCTGTTCGGTGCTCACAAGGTTCCGTCTTACAAGGAATATTCCAGGGACATCCATTCGAGCGGCCAGCATCTGCTGGCGCTCATCAACGAAATCCTCGATCTCTCGCGCGTCGAAGCCGGCCGTTACGAACTGCAGGCCGAGCCGGTCGAACTGAACGCCGTCATCAACGAGTGCCGGCACCTGATGACCTTGCGCGCCAAGAAGCGCGACATCACCATCATTGAATCTTCCGAGCCGGGCCTGCCACGCATCTGGGCGGACGCACGGGCCGTCCGTCAGGTCGCGCTCAACCTGCTGTCGAACGCGGTGAAATTCACGCCGCCCGGCGGCGCGGTGACAATCAAAGTCGGCTGGACCTCGACCGGCGGCCAATATTTTTCGATCAAGGATACCGGCCCCGGAATCCCGGAAGACGAAATCCCGGTCGTCATGTCGTCCTTCGGCCGCGGTACGCTGGCGCAGAAGAACGCTGAAGAAGGTTCCGGACTCGGCCTGCCGATCGTCAAGGGGCTGGTCGAACTGCACGGCGGCACATTCACACTGAAGTCGCGCGTCCGCGAAGGTACGGAAGTCATCGTCATCTTCCCGCCCGAGCGCGTCATGGATGCGTTGCCGCAACTCGACCTTGAGCTGCCCTCGCCGTTGAGCGCCGAGCCCGGAGCGCCGCGCCGCGCCCGCACCGCCGCCTGA
- a CDS encoding S10 family peptidase → MIGAAKSFALTLALLVSCALPLTAQEAGRHAAPTTVASADTAPPHPLPPSATTSHVLKLGDRTINFTAKAGAIRLSDAGSGAPLADVAYIAFLKDGVDSAKRPITFAVNGGPGAGSAWLDLGALGPWRLPLEDGKLPPSAAPATVPNAETWLDFTDLVFIDPPDTGYSRVLDKDARKTFFSVDGDINALSVAIRKWLTENHRLESPKFIVGESYGGFRAPKLARRLTDAEGVGINGIVMISPVLDFGWFNSTNNPLTFATHLPSMTAAARDLTGADARGKLVDVEAYAAGPYIVDLLRGDSDAAALDRIGAKVAGFTGLDPALVRKLGGRIDTRTFTRERDRAAGRVASAYDALVSGYDPQPHAARGEYADPVLDALKTPLASAISDLAANQLKWFVDARYEILNEKVSEDWDWGHGTTAEAMGDLKQDLALDPKFRVLVAHGVTDLVTPYFTSKLLLDQIAPMGEPGRVHLSVYGGGHMFYARDASRAALRDDARKLIEAN, encoded by the coding sequence ATGATCGGTGCGGCGAAGTCTTTCGCGTTGACCTTGGCTCTTCTTGTCTCGTGCGCGCTGCCGCTTACGGCGCAGGAAGCCGGCAGACATGCCGCCCCCACAACGGTCGCTTCGGCCGATACCGCGCCGCCGCATCCATTGCCGCCGTCCGCAACGACCTCTCATGTTCTGAAACTCGGCGACCGGACGATCAATTTCACCGCCAAGGCGGGCGCGATCCGGCTCAGCGATGCTGGTTCCGGCGCGCCGCTCGCCGATGTCGCCTATATCGCCTTCCTCAAGGACGGCGTCGATTCCGCGAAGCGGCCGATCACCTTTGCCGTCAACGGCGGCCCCGGCGCCGGCTCCGCATGGCTCGACCTCGGCGCTCTCGGCCCGTGGCGTCTGCCGCTTGAGGACGGCAAGCTGCCGCCATCCGCCGCGCCGGCGACGGTGCCCAATGCCGAGACCTGGCTCGACTTCACCGATCTCGTCTTCATCGATCCGCCCGATACCGGCTATAGCCGGGTTCTCGACAAGGACGCACGCAAGACCTTCTTCAGCGTCGATGGCGATATCAACGCGCTGTCGGTCGCGATCCGTAAATGGCTCACTGAGAACCATCGGCTCGAAAGCCCGAAGTTCATCGTCGGCGAAAGCTACGGCGGCTTTCGCGCGCCGAAGCTCGCGCGCCGCCTGACCGATGCGGAAGGCGTCGGCATCAACGGCATCGTGATGATCTCGCCGGTACTGGATTTCGGCTGGTTCAACAGCACCAACAATCCGCTGACCTTCGCGACCCACCTGCCCTCGATGACCGCGGCGGCGCGCGATCTGACCGGCGCCGATGCGCGCGGGAAACTCGTCGATGTCGAAGCCTATGCGGCAGGGCCTTATATCGTCGATCTCCTGCGCGGCGATTCCGATGCGGCCGCGCTCGACCGGATCGGCGCCAAGGTCGCGGGCTTCACCGGCCTCGATCCGGCGCTGGTGCGCAAGCTCGGCGGCCGCATCGATACACGGACCTTTACGCGCGAGCGTGACCGCGCTGCGGGGCGCGTCGCCAGCGCCTATGATGCGCTCGTCTCCGGCTACGATCCGCAGCCGCACGCGGCGCGCGGCGAATATGCCGATCCCGTGCTCGATGCGCTCAAGACACCCCTGGCGAGCGCGATCTCCGACCTCGCCGCCAACCAGCTCAAATGGTTCGTCGACGCCCGCTACGAAATTTTAAACGAGAAGGTCAGCGAGGACTGGGATTGGGGTCATGGCACGACCGCCGAGGCAATGGGCGATCTCAAGCAGGATCTGGCGCTCGATCCAAAGTTCCGCGTTCTCGTCGCGCATGGCGTCACCGATCTTGTCACGCCCTATTTCACCTCAAAGCTCCTGCTCGATCAGATCGCGCCCATGGGCGAGCCCGGCCGGGTTCATCTCTCCGTCTATGGCGGCGGCCATATGTTCTACGCGCGGGATGCCTCGCGCGCAGCGCTACGGGACGATGCCCGCAAGCTGATCGAAGCAAACTGA
- a CDS encoding AraC family transcriptional regulator yields the protein MSDPLKKAIEDYIATHGGGDGAYPTDIGALTLMRSTTQALPNPMIYRPALCVIVQGAKQILIGERVFDYAAMQCLVISLTLPAFGRVTHASPEKPLLALNLDFDLHILHDVMAAMEHPPVPSAGADFGVFVGDLNAPLSDCLLRLVRLLATPQAIRVLYPAIMREIYYWLLTGPHGGDVCKLALPNSHTQRVARAIHLLREHYASPVRVEDLATAAGMSASSFHQHFKALTSMTPLQYQKQLRLLEARLLIADGANVAHAAYRVGYESASQFSREYARMFGQPPKRDATELKAHPVLA from the coding sequence ATGTCCGATCCCCTGAAGAAAGCCATCGAGGATTATATCGCCACGCACGGCGGCGGCGACGGCGCCTATCCGACCGACATCGGCGCGCTGACGCTAATGCGCAGCACGACGCAGGCTTTGCCCAATCCGATGATCTACCGGCCGGCGCTCTGTGTCATCGTCCAGGGCGCCAAGCAGATCCTGATCGGCGAGCGCGTGTTCGATTATGCGGCGATGCAATGTCTCGTCATCAGCCTCACCCTGCCGGCCTTTGGCCGCGTAACGCACGCGAGCCCGGAAAAGCCGCTGCTGGCGCTCAATCTGGATTTCGATCTCCACATATTGCACGACGTGATGGCGGCGATGGAGCATCCGCCCGTCCCGAGCGCCGGCGCCGACTTTGGCGTCTTCGTCGGCGATCTCAATGCGCCGCTCTCGGATTGCTTGCTGCGGCTCGTCCGGCTGCTGGCAACGCCGCAGGCGATCCGGGTTCTTTATCCGGCGATCATGCGCGAAATCTACTATTGGCTGCTCACGGGGCCGCACGGCGGCGATGTCTGCAAGCTTGCGCTGCCGAACAGCCATACGCAGCGTGTCGCCCGTGCGATCCATCTGCTGCGCGAGCATTACGCGAGCCCGGTTCGCGTCGAGGATCTCGCCACGGCGGCAGGGATGAGCGCCTCGTCATTCCATCAGCATTTCAAGGCGCTGACATCGATGACGCCGCTGCAATATCAAAAGCAGCTCCGGCTTCTCGAGGCGCGCCTGCTCATCGCCGATGGCGCCAACGTCGCGCACGCGGCTTATCGCGTCGGCTATGAAAGCGCCTCGCAGTTCAGCCGCGAATATGCGCGCATGTTCGGCCAACCGCCGAAGCGCGACGCAACGGAGCTCAAGGCGCATCCGGTGCTGGCGTAA
- a CDS encoding SDR family NAD(P)-dependent oxidoreductase has product MADTQSKIALITGASRGLGRNTALAAAARGIDVIFTYRSNRAEADKVVADIKALGRTALAFQLDTGDTASFPAFAEKIAGALRETFGRTNFDYLVNNAGHSAPGTIATLSEEDFDGLYRVHLKGVVFLTQKLLPLIADGGRIVNLSSGLARFSLPGYSAYAAMKGAIEVFTRYLAKELGPRGIAANVVAPGAIETDFGGGGVRDNAELNKFVASVTAMGRAGVPDDIGPMIATLLSDENRWLTGQRIEVSGGMFL; this is encoded by the coding sequence ATGGCTGACACGCAATCGAAAATCGCTCTCATCACCGGCGCCAGCCGTGGCCTCGGCCGCAATACCGCCTTGGCGGCGGCGGCGCGTGGCATCGACGTGATCTTCACCTATCGCAGCAATCGCGCCGAGGCCGACAAGGTCGTGGCCGACATCAAGGCTCTGGGCCGCACGGCGCTCGCCTTTCAGCTCGACACCGGCGACACGGCGAGCTTTCCGGCCTTCGCGGAGAAAATCGCCGGGGCGCTGCGCGAAACCTTCGGCCGGACGAATTTCGATTATCTCGTCAACAACGCCGGCCATAGCGCGCCGGGCACAATCGCCACGTTGAGCGAAGAGGATTTCGACGGGCTTTATCGCGTCCATCTCAAGGGCGTCGTGTTCCTCACGCAAAAGCTGTTGCCGCTGATTGCCGACGGCGGCCGGATCGTGAATCTGTCGAGCGGCCTCGCTCGTTTCTCGCTGCCGGGCTATTCGGCCTACGCCGCGATGAAGGGTGCCATTGAAGTCTTCACCCGCTATCTCGCCAAGGAGCTTGGCCCGCGCGGCATCGCCGCCAATGTCGTGGCGCCCGGCGCGATCGAGACCGATTTCGGTGGCGGCGGCGTGCGCGACAATGCGGAGCTCAACAAGTTCGTCGCCTCGGTCACGGCGATGGGCCGCGCCGGCGTGCCGGACGACATCGGGCCGATGATCGCCACGCTGCTCTCCGATGAGAACCGCTGGCTCACCGGGCAGCGGATCGAAGTCTCGGGCGGGATGTTCCTGTAG
- a CDS encoding MerR family transcriptional regulator: MLISEFVRETGLSKDTVRFYVRLGLLAPEADGKGGRHPYQVFTQEHVRAARVIRLAQSLGFSLKEIAAFSEEHQNGGLGEARTIEILSAQLSRLEEKAAELNAMSNYLRAKLTWLKSGSAGKEPDIADYAEHIAGVACVDTAEKATGTSRPRLRSAAR; this comes from the coding sequence ATGCTTATCTCGGAATTCGTGCGCGAGACGGGCCTGAGCAAGGATACGGTCCGGTTTTATGTCCGTCTCGGCCTTCTGGCGCCTGAGGCGGACGGCAAGGGCGGCCGCCACCCCTATCAGGTGTTCACGCAGGAGCATGTGCGCGCGGCCCGCGTCATCCGTCTGGCGCAAAGCCTGGGTTTTTCGTTGAAGGAGATCGCTGCCTTTAGTGAAGAACACCAGAATGGCGGTCTGGGCGAGGCCCGCACGATCGAAATCCTGAGCGCGCAGCTCAGCCGCCTCGAAGAGAAAGCGGCCGAGCTGAACGCGATGTCGAATTATCTGCGCGCCAAATTGACTTGGCTGAAAAGCGGCTCTGCCGGCAAGGAGCCGGACATCGCCGATTACGCGGAACACATTGCCGGCGTCGCGTGCGTCGATACAGCCGAAAAGGCTACAGGAACATCCCGCCCGAGACTTCGATCCGCTGCCCGGTGA
- a CDS encoding oxidoreductase: MTKTALVTGASSGIGEATVKRLLADGYTVYAAARRTERMAPLAAQGAHIIGLDLTDDASIVAAIDKIRNETGRLDVLVNNAGYGSYGAVEDVPLDEARRQFEVNVFGAARLSQLALPFMRAQKSGKIVNVTSVGGKFGSPFGAWYHATKYALEGLSDCLRIETKPFGIDVIVIEPGAIRTEWGGIAHDSLVARSGDTAYGPYVRRHAKMFENLEPSRLPSPPEAVAKVIGDAVASKRPHTRYAAAGGAPAFLFLAHILPDRAKDRLIWWMSQRN; this comes from the coding sequence ATGACAAAAACGGCTCTGGTGACCGGTGCCTCGTCCGGCATTGGCGAAGCGACGGTCAAGCGGCTTCTGGCCGACGGCTATACGGTTTACGCCGCGGCGCGGCGGACGGAGCGCATGGCACCGCTTGCGGCGCAAGGCGCACATATCATCGGGCTCGATCTGACCGATGATGCTTCGATCGTCGCGGCGATCGACAAGATCAGGAACGAAACAGGCCGGCTCGACGTGCTCGTCAATAATGCCGGCTACGGCAGCTACGGCGCAGTGGAGGACGTGCCTCTGGATGAGGCCCGGCGGCAATTCGAGGTGAATGTCTTCGGCGCCGCGCGCCTAAGTCAGCTCGCGTTGCCTTTCATGCGCGCGCAGAAGAGCGGCAAGATCGTCAACGTAACCTCGGTCGGCGGCAAATTCGGGTCGCCCTTCGGCGCCTGGTATCACGCGACCAAATACGCGCTGGAGGGCTTGAGCGATTGTCTGCGCATCGAGACAAAGCCCTTCGGGATCGACGTCATCGTCATCGAACCCGGCGCCATCCGCACCGAATGGGGCGGCATCGCGCATGACAGCCTCGTCGCCCGCTCCGGCGATACCGCTTATGGCCCTTATGTGCGCCGGCACGCCAAAATGTTCGAAAACCTCGAACCCTCGCGCCTGCCCTCGCCGCCCGAAGCCGTCGCAAAGGTCATCGGCGATGCGGTGGCGTCAAAACGGCCGCATACGCGCTATGCCGCTGCCGGCGGCGCGCCTGCCTTCCTGTTTTTGGCGCATATCTTGCCGGACCGGGCGAAGGATCGGCTGATATGGTGGATGTCACAACGCAATTGA
- a CDS encoding outer membrane protein yields the protein MLRKLLISSTALISMIVAASAADLPSTKDAPAYVPPPVLSWTGFYAGVNAGWGSLHDDGHLNCYNPEGAYYGNGCGLLPNLHPNANGFIGGGQIGYNWQLNQIVLGVETDFQGATFKGSSSFSGAVDYVGGGNSGPGTLNVDESLSWLGTARARLGFLVTPTLLLYGTGGLAYGKVDVDYVRAFPSGDYSSSASPVKAGWVAGGGAEYAITNNWSVKVEGLFYDLGSVTTSNGSVPIATGFTLGKTFGVQGEIVRAGVNYKFDFLAPPAPVVAKY from the coding sequence TTGCTTCGCAAATTGCTTATTTCGTCGACCGCCCTCATCTCCATGATCGTAGCGGCTTCCGCCGCCGATCTTCCGAGCACCAAGGATGCGCCAGCCTATGTGCCGCCGCCGGTCCTTAGCTGGACCGGGTTTTACGCGGGCGTGAACGCGGGCTGGGGTTCGCTCCATGATGACGGGCACCTCAACTGCTATAATCCCGAAGGCGCATACTATGGCAATGGTTGCGGTCTGCTCCCCAACCTGCACCCCAATGCCAATGGGTTCATTGGCGGCGGCCAGATTGGCTATAATTGGCAGCTCAACCAGATCGTTTTGGGCGTCGAAACGGATTTTCAGGGCGCGACCTTCAAGGGCTCTTCGTCTTTTTCCGGCGCGGTCGATTACGTCGGCGGCGGAAACAGCGGGCCGGGCACGCTGAATGTGGATGAAAGCCTTTCCTGGCTCGGCACAGCGCGCGCGCGTCTGGGTTTTCTGGTAACACCGACATTGCTTTTGTACGGGACCGGCGGTCTTGCGTATGGGAAAGTCGACGTCGATTACGTCCGCGCTTTCCCCAGTGGCGACTATTCATCCTCTGCATCGCCGGTTAAGGCCGGCTGGGTAGCGGGCGGCGGCGCCGAATATGCCATCACCAATAATTGGTCAGTTAAAGTGGAAGGTCTTTTCTACGATCTCGGTTCCGTGACGACGTCCAATGGATCCGTGCCGATCGCAACCGGCTTTACTCTCGGCAAAACCTTCGGCGTTCAAGGCGAGATCGTCCGTGCTGGCGTAAACTACAAATTCGATTTCCTCGCCCCGCCCGCGCCGGTGGTGGCGAAATACTGA